CTCAAGGCCGGTATGAAAGGAACTGAAGGCACCGTCGGCTAAGCTATCGAAGTCTATCGCCCTCACCCTGCGCTTGAGATGCATCATTATCCGTTGGTTCTGGATACGGCCGAGGAGTTTGCAGTAGGTCCGGAACGGGATGTCTCCTCTGCGGGAATTACATGATTTGCACGCCAATACAAGATTGAGCGCCCAGTTCGAACCCCCATAATTCGCCGCCAGCAGATGATCTTTGGTCCATTTCACTTCATTGGAAAACTGAACATTGCAATAGATGCAACGATTCCTTTGGAGTGTAAGTATCTGGCGGGTCTCCGCGACAGTATGTTTCCCGCCCGCTAACGAAAGGCTCTTCCTGCGACGTTGTAATCGCTCGTAAATATACATCCGACCCTCAGCTTGCAAATAGCGTGAGGAGTGCAAAACCCAAACGGGATTGCCGCATTCACAGGCGATGAAATCCTCTGCATCGGCCCGAGATTTCCTATAGGAATTCACTACAGACAGAGAGCGGAAGCTAAGACTGGTCATTGGGGATGCGCATTTCACGCAAAGCGCTTGCCCAAACATATGACTCTTGAAGATTGGAGTTAAAAATCTT
The Edaphobacter lichenicola genome window above contains:
- a CDS encoding HNH endonuclease; translated protein: MAGRERNDLEEAGWYRVNPGKYRHDCNAIVLKNGNAWLAMTAAGKLISKHRTAALAAGRLEDRDPDFWSIGGLGAYGQCGGLSFRRAEFDRECKIYGFVFHLPKRSDFPRFLTPIFKSHMFGQALCVKCASPMTSLSFRSLSVVNSYRKSRADAEDFIACECGNPVWVLHSSRYLQAEGRMYIYERLQRRRKSLSLAGGKHTVAETRQILTLQRNRCIYCNVQFSNEVKWTKDHLLAANYGGSNWALNLVLACKSCNSRRGDIPFRTYCKLLGRIQNQRIMMHLKRRVRAIDFDSLADGAFSSFHTGLELHDPKHSRLKMILRDSATARRNAKTNKLLPRSGSLI